Proteins encoded together in one Aurantiacibacter aquimixticola window:
- a CDS encoding flavodoxin family protein, with product MKTLLIVWYSHTGGSRQLAEAARDGANEASGVDVRFLEAEDAQSADLLEADGYIFACPENLAAIAGVMKAFFDRTYYEVLGHIEGRPYAAMICAGSDGSNAQAQLERIATGWRLKRVADTKIVNVGAQTKEAILADKTIDKADLSSAHELGQTLAAGLEMGMF from the coding sequence ATGAAAACGCTCCTGATCGTCTGGTACAGCCACACCGGCGGCTCCCGCCAACTGGCTGAGGCAGCGCGAGATGGCGCAAACGAGGCTAGCGGTGTCGATGTGCGCTTTCTCGAGGCGGAGGACGCACAGTCCGCTGACCTGCTAGAGGCCGATGGCTACATCTTTGCCTGCCCCGAAAACCTCGCCGCCATCGCCGGAGTGATGAAGGCGTTCTTCGACCGGACCTATTACGAGGTGCTTGGCCACATCGAAGGCCGACCCTACGCCGCCATGATCTGCGCCGGATCGGATGGCAGCAACGCCCAGGCACAGCTGGAACGGATCGCCACCGGCTGGCGACTGAAACGCGTGGCCGACACGAAGATCGTCAATGTCGGCGCGCAGACGAAAGAGGCGATCCTGGCGGACAAGACAATCGACAAGGCGGACCTTTCATCTGCGCACGAACTCGGCCAAACGCTCGCGGCCGGGCTGGAAATGGGCATGTTCTGA
- the rimP gene encoding ribosome maturation protein RimP: protein MADIARLTEVIGPEAEALGFELVRVKMTGSSDERTLQVMAEDSATGQLVVEQCAQLSRRISEKLDALEEEGIVLVEGAYNLEVSSPGIDRPLTRAKDFADWAGHDAKLSLSEKVHGHRKLSGKLIGIEGETVTIEDKSAGRVDVPRKHIHSAQLILTDKLIAATQPLDLSGVEDIEETDEEEVQD, encoded by the coding sequence GTGGCCGATATTGCGCGCCTGACAGAAGTGATCGGACCCGAAGCCGAAGCGCTCGGCTTCGAACTCGTGCGCGTGAAGATGACCGGCTCCAGCGATGAGCGCACTCTCCAGGTGATGGCGGAAGATTCGGCGACCGGGCAGTTGGTGGTCGAACAATGCGCGCAGCTTTCGCGCCGCATTTCGGAAAAGCTGGACGCACTTGAAGAGGAGGGCATCGTCCTCGTCGAAGGTGCCTACAATCTCGAAGTGAGCAGCCCGGGTATCGATCGTCCGCTGACCCGCGCGAAGGATTTCGCCGATTGGGCGGGGCACGACGCCAAGCTTTCGCTTTCCGAGAAAGTGCACGGCCACCGCAAGCTTTCCGGTAAGCTGATCGGCATCGAAGGCGAAACGGTTACGATAGAGGACAAGAGTGCCGGCCGTGTAGACGTGCCGCGCAAACACATTCATTCGGCGCAGCTTATCCTGACGGACAAGTTGATCGCCGCTACGCAGCCGCTCGACCTGTCGGGCGTCGAAGATATCGAAGAAACAGACGAAGAAGAGGTCCAGGACTGA
- a CDS encoding thymidine kinase, which yields MAKLYFYYASMNAGKSTTLLQADFNYRERGMSTMLWTAAIDNRSEQPIASRIGLSADARRFTPGTNLWREVTARHEDDPLACVLIDEAQFLTALQAWQCARLADEAGIPVLCYGLRTDFRGDLFPGSAVLLGIADSLVELKAVCHCGRKATMNLRVDESGDAVGEGRQTEIGGNERYVALCRRHFAEQLGMYR from the coding sequence ATGGCAAAGCTCTACTTTTACTATGCCAGCATGAATGCGGGCAAATCGACCACGTTGCTGCAGGCCGATTTCAATTATCGCGAGCGTGGCATGAGTACGATGCTGTGGACCGCCGCGATCGACAATCGATCCGAGCAGCCCATCGCAAGCCGGATCGGCCTTTCCGCCGATGCCCGCCGCTTCACCCCCGGCACCAACCTGTGGCGCGAAGTCACCGCCCGGCACGAGGACGACCCGCTCGCCTGCGTGCTGATCGACGAAGCGCAGTTCCTCACAGCCTTGCAGGCTTGGCAATGCGCGCGGCTGGCGGATGAGGCGGGCATCCCGGTGCTATGCTACGGCCTTCGCACCGATTTTCGTGGCGATCTCTTCCCCGGCTCCGCCGTGCTGCTGGGGATTGCTGACTCGCTCGTCGAGCTGAAGGCGGTCTGCCATTGCGGGCGCAAGGCGACGATGAATCTGCGCGTCGATGAGAGCGGCGATGCCGTGGGCGAGGGCAGGCAGACCGAAATCGGCGGAAATGAGCGCTATGTCGCTTTGTGCCGCCGCCATTTCGCAGAGCAACTCGGCATGTATCGCTAG
- a CDS encoding DUF448 domain-containing protein has product MRNPPNDPLGSPKADDARSSEKGSERRCVLTGNNGSRDELVRLALSPDGDVLPDPLAKAPGRGAWIGVTKAELAEAIASGKLRGALSRAFKTGQLSIPETLAELTEQGLTKAFLQRLGLEMRSGRIILGSDRIRDDARMGKVAALFHASDASEDGRRKLDQAWRVGRDEEGSGLRGTVLPLDREALSVALGRDNVVHLALVDAKSAGRVAIPLGRLQTFLGAALAAGTSDGAGGDDAARAEA; this is encoded by the coding sequence ATGCGGAATCCTCCAAATGATCCATTAGGTTCGCCTAAAGCCGACGACGCGCGCTCTTCCGAAAAGGGGAGCGAGCGGCGCTGCGTGCTGACCGGGAACAACGGGTCGCGCGACGAGCTCGTGCGCCTGGCGCTCTCGCCCGATGGCGATGTGCTGCCCGATCCGCTGGCCAAGGCGCCGGGGCGGGGGGCATGGATCGGCGTCACCAAGGCCGAACTGGCCGAGGCGATCGCCAGCGGAAAGCTGCGCGGTGCACTTTCGCGTGCATTCAAGACAGGGCAGCTTTCCATCCCGGAAACGCTCGCGGAACTGACCGAGCAAGGCCTGACCAAGGCGTTTCTTCAGCGGTTAGGGCTGGAAATGCGCTCGGGACGTATCATCTTGGGATCCGACAGGATCCGGGACGACGCGCGGATGGGCAAGGTCGCCGCGCTTTTTCACGCAAGCGATGCGAGCGAGGACGGCCGGCGCAAGCTGGACCAGGCCTGGCGGGTAGGGCGCGATGAAGAAGGTTCCGGCCTTCGCGGCACCGTCCTGCCACTGGACCGGGAGGCCCTGTCTGTGGCATTGGGCCGCGACAATGTCGTCCACCTGGCGCTGGTCGATGCGAAATCGGCCGGACGGGTCGCGATCCCGCTGGGACGCTTGCAGACCTTTCTGGGGGCCGCTCTGGCGGCAGGGACTAGCGATGGTGCTGGTGGCGATGATGCTGCCCGCGCCGAAGCATGA
- the pspF gene encoding phage shock protein operon transcriptional activator, whose product MEQKSQFIGQSGAFLDAVERASRAAPMARPVLVIGERGTGKELIAERLHRLSDRWEEPLVIMNCAALPETLIEAELFGHEQGAFTGATRAREGRFEEADRGTLFLDELGTLSMGAQERLLRAVEYGEVTRIGSSRPTRVDVRIVAATNEDLQAKAERGEFRADLLDRLSFEVITLPPLRVREGDIEVLADYFGRRMAAELGWEQWPGFADHIAKDMEQHPWPGNVRELRNVVERAVYRWDNWEHPIGEVVFDPFDSPWKPLTSPAQRPQQSEPTSPAPTPPTPRLDKIDDLRGAVDAHERTIVEHALGANRWNQRQTAKALGLSYDQLRHCIKKHGLMQDDG is encoded by the coding sequence GTGGAGCAGAAAAGCCAATTCATCGGCCAGTCCGGCGCCTTTCTCGACGCGGTCGAGCGGGCCAGTCGCGCGGCGCCGATGGCGCGCCCCGTACTGGTAATCGGGGAGCGCGGGACGGGCAAGGAACTGATCGCCGAACGTCTTCACCGCCTCTCCGATCGCTGGGAAGAACCGCTCGTCATCATGAATTGCGCGGCGCTGCCCGAAACCCTGATCGAGGCCGAACTGTTCGGCCATGAGCAGGGCGCTTTCACCGGTGCTACCAGAGCGCGGGAGGGCAGGTTCGAGGAAGCCGACCGGGGCACATTATTTCTCGACGAACTGGGCACACTCTCGATGGGCGCGCAGGAGCGGCTGCTGAGGGCCGTCGAATATGGCGAGGTGACGCGCATCGGCTCCAGCCGCCCGACCCGCGTCGATGTCCGTATCGTCGCGGCAACAAACGAGGATTTGCAGGCCAAGGCCGAGCGTGGCGAATTCCGCGCCGACCTGCTCGACCGGCTGAGTTTCGAAGTCATCACTCTTCCGCCGCTGCGCGTGCGGGAGGGCGACATAGAAGTGCTCGCCGATTATTTCGGTCGGCGGATGGCGGCGGAGCTCGGCTGGGAGCAGTGGCCCGGGTTTGCCGATCATATCGCGAAAGACATGGAGCAACATCCCTGGCCCGGAAACGTGCGCGAACTGCGCAATGTGGTGGAGCGCGCGGTCTATCGCTGGGACAATTGGGAACACCCCATCGGTGAGGTGGTGTTCGACCCGTTCGACAGCCCGTGGAAGCCGCTGACCTCGCCCGCGCAGAGACCGCAGCAAAGCGAACCCACGTCCCCCGCGCCGACGCCACCCACGCCGCGCCTCGACAAGATCGACGACCTGCGCGGCGCGGTCGACGCGCATGAGCGGACTATCGTAGAGCACGCACTTGGCGCCAATCGCTGGAACCAGCGCCAGACGGCCAAGGCGCTGGGCCTCAGCTACGATCAGCTGCGCCATTGCATCAAGAAACACGGGCTTATGCAGGACGATGGCTGA
- the nusA gene encoding transcription termination factor NusA, with amino-acid sequence MASPISANKAELLAIANAVASEKMIDKSIVIEAMEEAIQKAARARFGQENDIRAKLDPVNGDLRLWRVVEVVEEVEDYFKQVDLEQAQKLEDGASVGDFIVDPLPAMDDLGRIDAQSAKQVIFQKVRDAERERQFEEFKDRGGEVITGVIKSVEFGHVIVNLGRAEGVIRRDQQIPREAARVGERIRALIMKVERNNRGPQIFLSRAHPDFMRKLFAQEVPEIYDGIIEIKAAARDPGSRAKIGVISHDSSIDPVGACVGMKGSRVQAVVQEMQGEKIDIIPWSEDTATFVVNALQPATVSRVVLDEEEGRIEVVVPDDQLSLAIGRRGQNVRLASQLTDSQIDIMTEEEASEKRSKEFAERSKMFEEELDVDETLSQLLVAEGFVELEEVAYVELDELAAIEGFDDELAEELQSRAKEALDRQEEEHRAARRELGVDDALADIPHLTEEMLVVLGKAGIKDLDDLADLATDELIAKKREAPRRRQSPDAGPPMRRDRPMREQDKGGVLGAYGLSEEQGNEIIMAARAHWFEDEEPQAAPGGSEDEEEAAPAAASETQAEEAADAESSK; translated from the coding sequence ATGGCCAGCCCCATTTCGGCAAACAAGGCGGAACTCCTCGCCATTGCGAATGCCGTCGCATCGGAAAAGATGATCGACAAGAGCATCGTGATCGAAGCGATGGAAGAAGCGATCCAGAAGGCCGCCCGCGCGCGCTTCGGCCAGGAAAACGACATCCGCGCCAAGCTCGACCCCGTCAACGGCGATCTGCGCCTGTGGCGCGTCGTCGAGGTGGTCGAAGAGGTCGAGGACTATTTCAAGCAGGTCGATCTGGAGCAGGCGCAGAAGCTGGAAGACGGCGCGAGCGTCGGCGATTTCATCGTCGATCCGCTGCCTGCGATGGACGATCTCGGTCGCATCGATGCACAGAGTGCCAAGCAGGTGATCTTTCAGAAGGTCCGCGATGCCGAGCGTGAGCGCCAGTTCGAGGAATTCAAGGATCGCGGCGGCGAAGTCATCACCGGCGTGATCAAGTCGGTCGAATTCGGCCATGTGATCGTCAATCTCGGCCGCGCCGAGGGCGTCATCCGCCGTGACCAGCAGATCCCGCGCGAAGCCGCCCGTGTCGGCGAACGTATCCGCGCGCTGATCATGAAGGTGGAGCGCAACAATCGTGGTCCGCAGATCTTCCTCAGCCGCGCGCATCCCGATTTCATGCGCAAGCTGTTCGCGCAGGAAGTGCCCGAAATCTACGATGGCATCATCGAGATCAAGGCCGCAGCCCGTGATCCGGGCAGCCGCGCCAAGATCGGCGTCATCAGCCACGACTCCAGTATCGACCCCGTCGGTGCCTGCGTCGGCATGAAGGGCAGCCGCGTCCAGGCCGTCGTGCAGGAAATGCAGGGCGAGAAGATCGACATCATTCCCTGGAGCGAGGATACGGCGACCTTCGTCGTCAACGCGCTCCAGCCCGCGACCGTCAGCCGCGTGGTACTTGATGAGGAAGAAGGCCGCATCGAAGTGGTTGTTCCCGACGATCAGCTGTCGCTTGCCATCGGTCGCCGCGGCCAGAACGTGCGCCTCGCCAGCCAGCTGACGGACAGCCAGATCGACATCATGACCGAGGAAGAAGCTTCGGAGAAGCGCAGCAAGGAATTTGCCGAGCGTTCCAAGATGTTTGAGGAAGAGCTGGACGTCGATGAAACGCTTTCGCAGCTGCTCGTCGCCGAAGGCTTCGTGGAGCTGGAAGAGGTCGCTTACGTCGAGCTCGACGAGCTTGCCGCGATCGAAGGCTTTGACGACGAACTGGCGGAAGAGTTGCAGAGCCGCGCCAAGGAAGCGCTCGACCGTCAGGAAGAAGAGCACCGTGCCGCTCGCCGCGAGCTGGGCGTCGACGATGCGCTGGCGGATATTCCGCACCTGACCGAGGAAATGCTCGTCGTGCTGGGCAAGGCCGGGATCAAGGATCTCGACGATCTGGCCGATCTCGCGACCGACGAGCTGATCGCAAAGAAGCGCGAAGCGCCGCGCCGCCGGCAGTCGCCGGATGCCGGCCCGCCCATGCGCCGCGATCGCCCGATGCGAGAGCAGGACAAGGGCGGCGTGCTCGGCGCCTACGGTCTTTCCGAAGAGCAGGGCAACGAGATCATCATGGCCGCCCGCGCGCATTGGTTCGAAGACGAGGAGCCGCAGGCGGCTCCTGGGGGGTCCGAGGACGAGGAAGAGGCCGCTCCGGCTGCCGCTTCCGAGACCCAAGCAGAGGAGGCCGCAGATGCGGAATCCTCCAAATGA
- the rbfA gene encoding 30S ribosome-binding factor RbfA: protein MPRHTAPEDQSVRLLKVGERVRHILSELLARGEAHDDVLRASNISVTEVRMSPDLRNAKVYVKPLLGEDEATVVKALRGNTAFFQREVAQRLGLKFAPKLQFRADESFDEASRIDQLLDDPKVRRDLEEG from the coding sequence ATGCCCCGCCATACCGCCCCCGAAGACCAGTCCGTTCGCCTCCTCAAGGTGGGAGAGCGTGTGCGGCACATTCTGTCCGAATTGCTCGCGCGTGGGGAAGCGCATGACGATGTGCTGCGCGCTTCCAACATATCGGTCACCGAAGTGCGCATGTCGCCCGATCTGCGCAATGCGAAGGTCTATGTGAAGCCGCTGCTGGGCGAGGACGAGGCGACGGTGGTAAAGGCGCTGCGCGGCAATACGGCGTTCTTCCAGCGCGAGGTCGCCCAGCGCCTCGGCCTGAAATTCGCGCCCAAGCTGCAATTCCGCGCAGACGAAAGCTTCGACGAGGCGAGCCGCATCGATCAGCTGCTCGACGATCCGAAAGTGCGGCGGGATTTGGAGGAAGGCTAG
- the infB gene encoding translation initiation factor IF-2, giving the protein MSEENDTPKRTRKPLGLKRSVDGGEVKQTFSHGRTNKVAVEVKRRRKLVKPGEAAPPPPPPPPPPPPPPAAAKPAPKKPAASDETPQERVARLQREAEEERLRLAEEARKRDDQQAKKAAEDEKKRAEDNAKAKEQAEKQAEVDAKAEAKAEAAAANEAADASAAPADDAKAPAARRFTPVARPEPKRPPKREEKPKRGGPAERPDKRRSGKLTVNKALNEDEGRRARSLAALKRAREKERRAQGGGSSQPREKQVRDVIVPEAITVGELAKRMGEKGADLVKELFNLDMMVTVNQTIDQDTAELLVEQFGHNIQKVSEADVDIDTTVDEDPEETKKARPPVVAVMGHVDHGKTSLLDALRKTNVTRGEAGGITQHIGAYQVTTKDKSKITFLDTPGHAAFTEMRARGANVTDIVVLVVAADDGIMPQTIEAINHAKSANVPIIVAINKIDKPEADAQNIRTRLLEHEVIVEEMSGDVLDVEVSATKGTGLDDLIEKIALQAELLELKARPDRDAEATVVEAQLDKGRGPVATVLVNRGTLRRGDTFVVGTESGKVRALVNDAGKQIKEAGPSTPVEVLGLGGVPAAGETLAVVENEQRAREVAQYRQEKATEKRTALAPTSFDTMFNTAKVIEWPVVVKADVQGSVEAITNALHNLSNDDIKVRVLHAGVGAITESDVTLAAASKAPIIGFNVRPNAKARELVKRDGVRMMYHDVIYHLTDEITKDLLGELGPLKVENVVGRAEVKEVFKSGKRDKAAGLLVEEGVIRKGLHARLTREDVIVSATTIASLRRFKDDVDEVRAGLECGVVLEDTNDIKAGDQLEVFEVNEEERTL; this is encoded by the coding sequence ATGAGCGAAGAGAACGACACACCGAAACGCACTCGCAAGCCCCTGGGGCTGAAGCGTTCGGTCGATGGTGGCGAGGTCAAGCAGACCTTCAGCCATGGCCGCACCAACAAGGTCGCGGTGGAAGTGAAGCGTCGCCGCAAGCTCGTGAAGCCGGGCGAAGCCGCACCGCCGCCGCCCCCGCCGCCGCCTCCCCCGCCGCCCCCTCCGGCAGCGGCGAAGCCTGCGCCGAAGAAGCCCGCCGCCTCCGACGAGACGCCGCAGGAGCGCGTCGCTCGCCTCCAGCGCGAAGCCGAGGAAGAGCGGCTGCGTCTGGCCGAAGAAGCGCGCAAGCGCGACGACCAGCAGGCCAAGAAGGCTGCCGAGGACGAGAAGAAGCGCGCCGAGGACAACGCCAAGGCCAAGGAACAGGCCGAAAAGCAGGCCGAGGTCGATGCCAAGGCGGAGGCGAAGGCCGAGGCCGCTGCGGCGAACGAGGCTGCCGATGCGTCTGCCGCGCCTGCCGATGATGCGAAGGCACCCGCCGCGCGCAGGTTCACGCCCGTTGCCCGGCCGGAGCCAAAGCGTCCGCCCAAGCGCGAAGAGAAACCCAAGCGTGGCGGCCCGGCAGAACGTCCGGACAAGCGCCGTTCCGGCAAGCTGACCGTCAACAAGGCGCTGAACGAGGACGAAGGCCGCCGTGCCCGCAGTCTCGCCGCGCTCAAGCGTGCGCGTGAAAAGGAGCGCCGTGCACAGGGCGGCGGCTCCAGCCAGCCGCGCGAGAAGCAGGTTCGCGACGTGATCGTGCCCGAAGCCATCACTGTGGGCGAGCTCGCCAAGCGGATGGGCGAGAAGGGCGCGGACCTCGTGAAGGAGCTGTTCAATCTCGACATGATGGTCACCGTCAACCAGACGATCGACCAGGACACGGCGGAGCTGCTGGTCGAACAGTTCGGCCACAATATTCAAAAGGTCTCCGAAGCCGATGTCGATATCGACACGACGGTGGACGAGGATCCCGAAGAGACGAAAAAGGCGCGTCCGCCGGTCGTGGCCGTCATGGGCCATGTCGATCACGGCAAGACCAGCCTGCTCGACGCGCTGCGCAAGACCAATGTGACGCGCGGCGAGGCGGGTGGCATCACTCAGCATATCGGCGCTTATCAGGTGACGACGAAGGACAAGTCAAAGATCACCTTCCTCGACACGCCGGGCCACGCCGCCTTCACCGAAATGCGCGCGCGCGGTGCCAATGTCACCGACATCGTCGTGCTGGTGGTGGCCGCGGATGACGGCATCATGCCGCAGACGATCGAGGCCATCAATCACGCCAAGTCGGCCAATGTCCCGATCATCGTGGCGATCAACAAGATCGACAAGCCGGAAGCCGATGCGCAGAACATTCGCACCCGCCTGCTCGAACACGAGGTGATCGTGGAAGAAATGTCCGGCGATGTGCTGGACGTGGAAGTCTCCGCGACCAAGGGCACGGGTCTCGACGATCTGATCGAGAAGATCGCGCTGCAGGCCGAACTGCTCGAACTGAAGGCGCGGCCCGATCGCGATGCCGAGGCCACCGTGGTCGAAGCGCAGCTGGACAAGGGCCGCGGGCCCGTGGCCACCGTGCTCGTCAATCGCGGCACCTTGCGGCGCGGCGACACCTTCGTCGTCGGCACGGAAAGCGGCAAGGTCCGCGCGCTGGTCAATGATGCCGGCAAGCAGATCAAGGAAGCCGGGCCGTCGACACCTGTCGAGGTTCTGGGCCTTGGCGGCGTTCCTGCCGCAGGCGAAACGCTCGCCGTGGTCGAGAACGAGCAGCGTGCCCGCGAAGTGGCGCAATATCGCCAGGAAAAGGCGACAGAAAAGCGCACCGCTCTCGCGCCGACCAGCTTCGACACGATGTTCAACACCGCCAAGGTCATCGAATGGCCGGTCGTGGTGAAGGCCGACGTGCAAGGCAGCGTGGAGGCGATTACCAACGCGCTGCACAATCTTTCCAATGACGACATCAAGGTCCGCGTGCTGCATGCGGGCGTGGGTGCCATCACGGAAAGCGATGTAACGCTGGCGGCGGCTTCCAAGGCTCCGATCATCGGCTTCAACGTGCGCCCGAACGCGAAGGCGCGCGAACTGGTGAAGCGCGACGGCGTGCGGATGATGTATCACGATGTGATCTATCACCTCACCGACGAGATCACGAAGGACCTGCTGGGCGAGCTTGGCCCGCTCAAGGTCGAAAACGTGGTCGGCCGTGCCGAGGTCAAGGAGGTCTTCAAGTCCGGCAAGCGCGACAAGGCCGCCGGTCTGCTGGTGGAGGAAGGTGTCATCCGCAAGGGCCTGCACGCCCGCCTCACGCGCGAGGACGTCATTGTCTCCGCCACCACCATCGCGAGCCTTCGCCGTTTCAAGGACGATGTCGACGAAGTGCGCGCCGGCCTCGAATGCGGCGTGGTTCTCGAGGATACGAACGACATCAAGGCTGGCGACCAGCTCGAGGTGTTCGAGGTGAACGAGGAAGAGCGGACGCTTTGA
- a CDS encoding PaaI family thioesterase: protein MESPANILQWPSAKLMGAEFVSLDEQSGTVEMAFTPPAEFANMRGSVQGGLLAGPMDEAMGAAVYAATNGGLQLTLDINLSLMRPVPMERITVKAKAVKTGRRVTFVEAELFDHEGKLCARATATTMMTGWPGAEKGPDA from the coding sequence ATGGAAAGCCCGGCAAATATTCTGCAATGGCCCTCGGCAAAGCTGATGGGCGCCGAGTTCGTCTCATTGGACGAACAGAGCGGCACGGTGGAAATGGCGTTCACGCCGCCCGCCGAGTTCGCAAACATGCGCGGATCGGTGCAGGGCGGCCTGCTGGCAGGTCCGATGGACGAAGCGATGGGCGCGGCTGTCTATGCGGCGACCAATGGCGGGTTGCAGCTGACGCTCGACATCAATCTTTCCCTGATGCGCCCCGTGCCGATGGAGCGCATCACGGTGAAGGCGAAGGCGGTGAAGACCGGTCGCCGCGTGACCTTCGTCGAGGCCGAACTGTTCGACCACGAAGGCAAGCTCTGCGCCCGCGCCACGGCTACCACGATGATGACCGGCTGGCCGGGAGCTGAAAAGGGGCCGGACGCCTGA
- the pspB gene encoding envelope stress response membrane protein PspB, translated as MFPSEIIIVPAIFIGLPWLIMHYVTRWKTAATITTDDEALLEDLYGLAKRLDERMDTVERLVAMDNPEFQKPRIQHDKETDNVQLRELEDMLAEKKEARR; from the coding sequence ATGTTTCCCAGCGAAATCATTATTGTACCGGCCATTTTCATCGGTTTGCCGTGGTTGATCATGCATTATGTGACCAGATGGAAAACTGCCGCCACCATCACGACGGACGATGAGGCCCTGCTTGAAGATCTCTACGGCCTCGCCAAGCGGCTCGACGAACGGATGGACACGGTGGAGCGGCTGGTCGCGATGGACAATCCCGAATTCCAGAAGCCGCGCATCCAGCACGACAAGGAAACGGACAACGTCCAGCTGCGCGAGCTTGAGGACATGCTCGCCGAGAAGAAGGAGGCCCGCCGATGA
- the pspA gene encoding phage shock protein PspA has product MDRLRTSPTPTARALNTGGNWMGIFSRTRDIIAANFNELLDQADDPAKMIRMIILEMEETLVEVRASAARTIADQKEMQRHAAKLDRLQLDWADKAQLALSKDREDLARAALLEKRKATDMIDQLKQEMAVLDDALRAYEQDIAKLQHRLREARSRQSQIAARLESAENRVKLRSLMTNERVDEALTRFDQLERRVDYAEGRADSLKIADGTGGNSLADEFAALEGGDKVDEELEEMKRALGKGSDASKKEG; this is encoded by the coding sequence ATCGACCGCCTGCGCACCAGCCCCACCCCCACCGCGCGCGCTCTTAATACCGGAGGTAACTGGATGGGCATTTTCTCGCGTACCCGCGATATCATCGCTGCCAATTTCAACGAACTGCTCGATCAGGCGGACGATCCCGCGAAGATGATCCGCATGATCATCCTCGAAATGGAGGAAACGCTGGTCGAGGTCCGGGCGAGCGCCGCGCGTACCATTGCCGATCAGAAGGAAATGCAGCGTCACGCTGCCAAGCTGGACAGGCTGCAGCTGGACTGGGCGGACAAGGCCCAGCTGGCGCTGAGCAAGGATCGCGAAGATCTCGCCCGCGCCGCGCTTCTGGAAAAGCGCAAGGCGACCGACATGATCGACCAGCTGAAGCAGGAGATGGCGGTTCTCGACGATGCGCTGCGCGCTTACGAGCAGGACATCGCCAAGCTGCAGCATCGCCTGCGCGAAGCCCGCAGCCGGCAGAGCCAGATCGCGGCTCGCCTGGAAAGCGCGGAAAACCGCGTGAAGCTGCGCAGCCTGATGACGAATGAACGCGTGGACGAGGCGCTGACCCGCTTCGACCAGCTCGAACGCCGGGTCGACTACGCCGAAGGGCGCGCCGACTCGCTAAAGATCGCCGATGGGACCGGTGGCAACAGCCTCGCCGACGAATTCGCTGCCCTCGAAGGCGGCGACAAGGTGGACGAGGAATTGGAGGAAATGAAGCGCGCGCTCGGTAAGGGCAGCGACGCTTCGAAGAAGGAAGGCTAA